The proteins below come from a single Trichocoleus desertorum ATA4-8-CV12 genomic window:
- a CDS encoding ABC transporter substrate-binding protein → MNRAWRQCLQGSWQSTGVRNLIVIALLLLSILGWFDWTTSAIAAPQVTHLALWQGVNPPPNRDVLQKLVDRFNQTHTDIQVDSIYVGQPDEQMPKILAAVVGNSAPDMLWFAPMITGQLVELDAIRPLEPLLDQSPLREQIAPTLFETMELENHLWSIPFGTNNVGIFYRPSLFEAAGITQLPKTWEELRQVAQTLTRDTDGDRRIDQHGILLPLGKGEWTVFNWLPFMWSGGGELTTTGQADPSAVNLANSGAIAALQLWRDLLDDGSAVLSLPERGYELDGFLAGKVAMQLSGPWTLGQLQATGVDFGVIPIPIGDKQATASGGENLFIFKTTPERERAAFTFAEYVLSEEFQTQWALGTGYLPTNLEARQNPTYQQFVAQQPGVSVFLEQAPYGRSRPIFFGYNRVSEHLGRAIEAVLLGKSTPEIALTEAQRRLNLVFGKFEIEGMRSPAEQQPNLHIK, encoded by the coding sequence ATGAATAGAGCGTGGAGGCAGTGCTTACAGGGAAGCTGGCAATCAACAGGGGTGAGAAATCTCATCGTGATTGCGCTCCTACTGCTGAGCATATTGGGGTGGTTTGACTGGACTACATCTGCGATCGCCGCTCCTCAGGTGACACATCTGGCACTGTGGCAAGGGGTAAACCCACCTCCCAATCGTGATGTGTTACAGAAACTGGTCGATCGATTTAATCAAACTCACACTGATATCCAGGTTGACTCAATTTATGTCGGGCAACCGGATGAGCAGATGCCCAAGATTCTCGCGGCTGTGGTGGGGAATTCAGCCCCGGACATGCTCTGGTTTGCCCCGATGATTACGGGGCAGTTGGTGGAGTTGGATGCGATTCGGCCTCTAGAGCCGTTGTTGGATCAGTCTCCTTTACGTGAGCAAATTGCGCCGACTCTGTTCGAGACAATGGAGTTGGAAAACCATCTCTGGTCGATTCCCTTTGGCACCAACAATGTCGGTATTTTCTATCGACCGAGTTTGTTTGAAGCCGCTGGTATTACCCAACTGCCCAAAACCTGGGAGGAGTTGCGGCAAGTCGCGCAGACTTTAACTCGCGACACCGATGGCGATCGCCGCATTGACCAACATGGCATTCTCCTACCATTGGGGAAAGGTGAGTGGACAGTATTTAACTGGTTACCGTTTATGTGGAGTGGAGGCGGAGAACTCACAACTACAGGTCAAGCTGATCCATCTGCGGTTAACTTAGCAAACTCAGGGGCGATCGCGGCTTTGCAATTGTGGAGAGACTTGCTAGACGATGGTTCTGCTGTTTTATCTCTCCCAGAACGCGGCTATGAACTAGATGGTTTTCTCGCAGGCAAAGTCGCCATGCAACTCTCTGGCCCCTGGACGCTGGGCCAACTGCAAGCTACCGGAGTCGATTTCGGCGTCATTCCCATCCCTATTGGAGATAAACAGGCAACGGCGAGCGGGGGAGAAAACCTATTTATTTTCAAAACCACACCAGAGCGAGAACGTGCGGCTTTTACGTTTGCAGAATATGTGTTGAGTGAGGAATTCCAAACGCAATGGGCTTTAGGAACAGGCTATCTACCCACTAATCTTGAGGCTCGGCAAAATCCCACCTATCAACAATTTGTCGCCCAACAACCTGGGGTCAGCGTATTCTTAGAACAAGCTCCCTACGGGCGATCGCGACCGATTTTCTTTGGATACAATCGTGTCTCTGAGCATTTGGGACGGGCGATCGAAGCTGTATTATTAGGCAAAAGCACTCCCGAAATAGCTCTGACAGAAGCACAACGCAGACTCAATTTAGTGTTTGGCAAGTTTGAGATAGAAGGAATGCGATCGCCAGCAGAGCAACAGCCAAACCTGCATATCAAGTAA
- the bchM gene encoding magnesium protoporphyrin IX methyltransferase, whose amino-acid sequence MNVVDDKTVVREYFNATGFDRWRRIYGDGEVNKVQLDIRIGHQQTIDHVLGWLKADDNLSQITVCDAGCGVGSLSIPLAEAGAKVFSSDISEKMVEEAKDRAASELGQTTNPTFSVQDLESLSGKYHTVICLDVLIHYPQEKAADMIAYLSSLADSRLILSFAPKTLAYSLLKKIGDFFPGPSKATRAYLHREADVVKILEANGWKIERNAMTKTRFYFSRLLEAVKK is encoded by the coding sequence ATGAACGTGGTGGATGATAAAACCGTAGTCCGGGAGTACTTCAACGCAACCGGATTTGACCGCTGGCGACGCATTTACGGCGATGGAGAAGTTAACAAAGTCCAACTCGACATTCGCATTGGGCATCAACAGACCATTGATCACGTCTTAGGCTGGCTCAAAGCCGACGACAACCTCTCACAAATCACCGTATGCGACGCAGGCTGCGGGGTTGGTAGCCTCAGCATCCCCTTGGCTGAAGCAGGCGCTAAAGTCTTCAGCAGCGACATTTCCGAAAAAATGGTTGAAGAAGCCAAAGACAGAGCTGCCTCCGAGCTAGGCCAAACCACCAACCCCACCTTCAGCGTTCAAGACCTAGAAAGTCTGAGCGGTAAGTATCACACCGTCATCTGCCTGGACGTGCTGATTCATTACCCCCAAGAGAAAGCCGCTGACATGATCGCCTATCTCAGCTCTCTGGCAGACTCTCGCTTGATTCTCAGCTTTGCCCCCAAAACCCTCGCCTACAGCTTGCTGAAAAAAATTGGCGACTTCTTCCCTGGCCCCAGCAAAGCCACCCGTGCCTACCTGCATCGGGAAGCAGACGTAGTAAAAATCCTAGAAGCCAACGGCTGGAAAATTGAGCGCAACGCCATGACCAAAACCCGCTTCTACTTCTCCCGCCTCCTGGAAGCCGTGAAAAAATAA
- a CDS encoding Uma2 family endonuclease: MTIAIRYTGTQASDQLIQQKPLSFDEFLASYGGDNRYELIDGEVFDLEPTGQHEEVATFITTKLCVQIDGTGLTWFVLQRGLLRPANRGITAFRPDVAVVDRDELFQEPLWADQSILTLGSSIKFVAEVVSSNWQNDYARKVEDYAVLGIPEYWIADYAALGGTRHIGKPKQPTLSVCMLVDGEYEIQQFRGDQAIVSPTFPDLQLTAEQVLTGGR; the protein is encoded by the coding sequence ATGACCATTGCGATACGCTATACAGGTACGCAAGCGAGCGACCAACTAATCCAACAGAAGCCACTCAGCTTCGACGAGTTTCTTGCTTCTTATGGTGGCGATAATCGCTATGAGTTGATCGACGGAGAGGTGTTCGACTTGGAACCAACGGGCCAACATGAGGAAGTTGCCACTTTCATTACCACCAAGCTCTGTGTGCAGATCGATGGAACAGGATTAACCTGGTTTGTGCTGCAACGGGGATTATTACGTCCTGCAAACAGAGGTATCACAGCATTTCGACCTGACGTTGCAGTTGTTGACCGAGATGAACTTTTCCAAGAACCACTTTGGGCCGATCAATCTATCTTGACGCTAGGGAGTTCGATTAAATTTGTTGCCGAAGTAGTTAGTAGCAACTGGCAAAATGATTATGCTCGTAAAGTGGAAGACTACGCAGTTTTAGGCATCCCTGAATATTGGATTGCCGATTATGCAGCTTTAGGTGGCACTCGACACATTGGGAAACCTAAACAACCTACCCTCTCCGTCTGTATGCTAGTGGATGGAGAGTATGAAATTCAGCAATTTCGGGGTGACCAGGCCATTGTTTCTCCAACCTTTCCAGATTTGCAACTAACGGCTGAGCAGGTGTTAACAGGCGGTAGGTAA
- a CDS encoding YebC/PmpR family DNA-binding transcriptional regulator, whose product MAGHSKWANIKRQKARVDAVKGKVFTKISREIIVAARSGVPDPNGNFQLRTAIEKAKAAGIPNDNIDRAIAKGAGKLGPDNAALEAIRYEGYGPGGVAVLIEALTDNRNRTAADMREAFSKNGGNLGETGCVSWMFDQKGVVTLTAAPAEEGRKRNRNATSSQIDEDALLEASLEGGAEFYELTQVDEVEGAEVFTEVANLENLTQVLKDKGYHIQQAELRWMPNNTMEVTDPDQARSLLKLMDALEDSDDVQNVTANFEMAEELMSLTMA is encoded by the coding sequence ATGGCAGGACATAGTAAGTGGGCCAATATCAAGCGCCAAAAAGCCAGAGTCGATGCAGTGAAGGGCAAAGTCTTCACTAAAATCTCGCGAGAGATTATTGTAGCAGCCAGAAGTGGCGTGCCCGACCCCAACGGCAATTTCCAACTTCGTACCGCGATCGAGAAAGCTAAAGCCGCTGGAATCCCCAACGACAACATTGATCGGGCGATCGCCAAAGGAGCAGGTAAACTCGGCCCCGACAACGCCGCCTTAGAAGCCATTCGCTACGAAGGCTATGGCCCTGGGGGTGTGGCAGTACTGATCGAAGCCTTGACCGATAACCGCAACCGCACCGCTGCCGACATGCGCGAAGCCTTTAGTAAAAATGGCGGCAACTTAGGCGAAACTGGCTGTGTGAGCTGGATGTTTGACCAAAAAGGCGTCGTTACCCTCACTGCTGCCCCAGCCGAAGAAGGACGGAAACGCAATCGCAACGCCACCAGCAGCCAAATTGATGAAGATGCCTTGCTAGAAGCCTCCCTTGAAGGTGGAGCCGAATTTTACGAGCTAACGCAAGTTGATGAAGTTGAGGGCGCAGAAGTGTTCACCGAAGTCGCCAACTTGGAGAACCTTACCCAAGTGCTGAAAGACAAGGGCTACCACATCCAACAAGCCGAACTGCGCTGGATGCCCAACAACACGATGGAAGTCACCGACCCCGATCAAGCGCGATCGCTCCTGAAACTGATGGATGCCCTAGAAGACTCCGATGATGTCCAGAACGTCACCGCCAACTTCGAGATGGCCGAGGAGCTAATGTCGTTGACGATGGCTTGA
- a CDS encoding GUN4 domain-containing protein → MNPSVVHYQTLEVEPGASQAEIKQAYRDLAVVWHPDRFTDNPRLREKAEEKLKQINAAYEILKSAPPQASQEKVQTKPEQTVKVKQEKKAEVKQEPSIEIPQSCKKLQEFLQARKLKEADLETKRLLLELTGRTKEGWMRPEDIRGISGQSLAAIDKLWAQASNGRFGLSIQSRVWEKLGCVSSPDTSMQTLSENKFGQYVHWRVNGTWLSPWDSFNYSFQAPLGSLPREYMFALSGWWSYSKGWTGYLLLRFDALFPKPK, encoded by the coding sequence ATGAACCCAAGCGTTGTACATTATCAAACTCTTGAAGTTGAGCCAGGGGCATCTCAAGCTGAAATTAAACAAGCTTATAGAGATTTAGCCGTAGTTTGGCATCCCGATCGTTTTACTGATAACCCTAGACTCCGTGAAAAGGCAGAAGAAAAGCTCAAACAAATTAATGCTGCCTACGAAATTCTTAAATCCGCACCACCCCAAGCTTCCCAGGAGAAAGTACAAACCAAACCGGAACAAACAGTAAAAGTTAAACAGGAAAAGAAAGCAGAAGTTAAGCAAGAGCCATCGATTGAGATTCCTCAAAGCTGCAAGAAGTTGCAAGAGTTTCTTCAAGCAAGGAAATTGAAAGAAGCTGATCTAGAAACTAAAAGACTTTTGTTAGAGTTGACAGGCAGAACCAAAGAAGGTTGGATGCGCCCCGAAGACATTAGGGGTATATCTGGACAATCTCTCGCTGCCATTGATAAACTTTGGGCTCAAGCTAGTAATGGTCGCTTCGGGCTGAGTATTCAAAGTAGAGTTTGGGAGAAGCTGGGATGTGTTTCTTCCCCAGATACTTCTATGCAGACCTTGAGTGAAAACAAGTTTGGTCAATATGTGCACTGGCGGGTCAATGGCACTTGGCTATCTCCGTGGGATTCCTTCAATTACAGTTTTCAGGCTCCTCTGGGTAGCTTGCCTAGAGAATATATGTTCGCGCTGAGTGGTTGGTGGAGCTACTCCAAAGGCTGGACAGGTTATTTGTTACTGAGATTTGACGCTCTCTTTCCGAAGCCTAAATAG
- a CDS encoding DUF423 domain-containing protein, producing the protein MVRIFLAIAAILAGLAVAAGAFASHALRDKLSDRALEIFETASRYQMYHALALLLVAVLLAQVAIPSTLLHIAGYAFLTGIVLFSGSLYALSLSGVKWLGAITPLGGVAFLIGWGCVAAAAWSFK; encoded by the coding sequence ATGGTTCGTATCTTTTTGGCGATCGCGGCAATTTTGGCAGGTTTAGCAGTGGCGGCGGGAGCATTTGCGTCTCACGCTTTGCGAGATAAGTTGAGCGATCGGGCTTTGGAGATTTTTGAGACGGCTTCGCGCTACCAGATGTATCATGCGTTGGCTTTGTTGTTGGTGGCGGTGCTGCTGGCTCAGGTGGCGATACCCTCTACTTTATTGCACATAGCAGGTTATGCGTTTCTGACAGGGATTGTGCTGTTTTCTGGCAGTTTATATGCGTTGAGTCTTTCTGGGGTGAAGTGGCTGGGCGCGATTACTCCTCTCGGTGGGGTGGCGTTTTTGATTGGCTGGGGATGTGTGGCGGCGGCAGCTTGGAGTTTTAAGTAA